The Euphorbia lathyris chromosome 8, ddEupLath1.1, whole genome shotgun sequence genome has a window encoding:
- the LOC136203226 gene encoding cytochrome c oxidase subunit 6B-like protein new16, with translation MAMETLASRNSDQIHTDVLFKSREACYKARDAFYNCLEKNAGKKPTELASVGLLYPVDCKSPRAEFEKNCRASWVKHFDRLYCKNKRVQRLLDDKDARRGPLSLPQPYTFKPTSS, from the exons ATGGCTATGGAAACTCTTGCGTCAAGAAATAGTGACCAAATCCACACCGATGTCCTTTTTAAATCCAGAGAAGCTTGCTATAAG GCCCGCGATGCTTTCTACAATTGCTTGGAGAAGAATGCAGGCAAGAAACCTACAGAACTAGCATCGGTTGGGCTTCTCTATCCTGTTGATTGTAAAAGCCCTAGGGCTGAATTTGAGAAGAATTGTCGCGCTTCTTGG GTTAAGCATTTTGATCGGTTGTATTGTAAGAACAAGAGGGTGCAAAGGTTATTGGATGACAAAGATGCTAGGAGAGGTCCGTTGTCGCTTCCTCAGCCTTATACATTTAAACCCACATCTAGTTAG